In the genome of Paenibacillus sp. GP183, the window CACCCCCCACTGCGCGAGTCGGGTAGTGGATACGATGCCAGTTATTGACCATACCGTCTTTATCCATGCAGGAATACATGCACATGGGCGACATCACAATACGATTCTTAAGCTCCATTCCGCGAATGGTAAAAGGGGAAAATAACAATTCTATCAACTTCCTTTCATTCATCTGTCACATATTATATCACAGTTATTAAAATGGAATAAACTTCTCCTCATTGACAGGGAGCTTACACCTGTATTCACTTCCATGAATAGGATATATAGCTCGAAGAAAATTACCGTGAGGCGCTATGAAAAGTAAATACAGCGCAGCTCTAATCTTTGATTTATAGACTGGCAGGTGATAAACCCTTGTTCGGTTTAGATAAAATGACACTTATCATTTTGATATTATTCATTTTACTCGTGCTTTTGTTATGGATATTGATCTGATTCAATAAAACAGCCCGAGCGCAATGTTCCGCGCTGCGGGCTGGTTTGATGTTAATTTAAAGTCCTTTAAACTGAGGTTCTTCATTTTCAATTTGCTGGACTCTCGCTGAAACCTGATCTACGATTTGCTGGGTAGATTGAGCCGCATTCTCAAACATCATTTTGGCATCCTGATTTTGTGTGCCTAAAGCGAAAGTTTCCAGACTCGCTTGGGCGCTTTTTAATGAGGCCAGGCATGTTTTAACTTGTGTTCCTATGGTCACGGATTTTCACCTCCTCTAAAATTACTTACTTAATATGCCCTCGCAGCAGCGATCTACAATTACCTTTTTCATCCAGAGCCTCGCTGTCATAATAATCAGCCGTTTTGCGCATAATGCCTCTATCCAGTTAATAGGGAAGGAGGCGTCCAAGCCATTATGCCAGATTGGTTACATATTTTGGTTAGAGCCCTGGGTGCATTGATTGCCTTGTTTGTACTCACGAGAATTCTGGGTAAAAAGCAAATTTCCCAATTGACCTTTTTTGAATACGTAACTGGGATTACTTTAGGTGATTTGGCAGGCATGATTTCAACGGATGTGGAAAGGAACTTTTTTCATGGAATTATCGCTTTGCTGGTTTGGGGATTTGTTCCCTTCTTTCTCGAGATACTGAGCCTCTACAGCAAAACGCTGCGCACGTGGCTCGAAGGAAAGCCTACCATTATGATGAAGGACGGACATATACTTGAAGATAATCTCAAAAAAGAGCGTTATACGGCAAATGAGCTGCTGGAAAGGCTCCGCATTAAAAACGTTTTTAAAACTGCGGATGTGGAATTTGCCATGCTTGAGTCTAACGGCGACTTGAGCGTGCTGCTTAAAAAGGAAAATCAGCCATTGACGGCTAAACATTTGGGAATGAAGCTGACCAATGAAAAGCAGTCCGAAACCGTCATTATGGACGGAAAGATACAGGATGAGCCGCTGGCGTCCGCGGGAAAAAGCAAGGGATGGCTGCACACGGAGCTGGATAAGCTAGGGGTAACCAAAGAAAATGTGTTTTTGGGACAAGCCGATTCTTATGGAGAGCTCACGGTGGACCTTTACGATGATAAAATCAAAATTCCGGCGCCGCAGCAGAAGCCGCAGCTACTCGCTGTGTTAAAAAAATGCGAAGCCGATCTCGAGCTGTTCTCACTCACGACCAAGGATCAGAAAGCCAAGCGGATGTATGAACAATGCTCGGCCAAGCTGCAACAAGTCTTGCAAGAGCTTACTCCGATTTTAAAATCCTGACCACTGTGGAGGATCATGATGGCTGACAATAAAAAGAAAAACATGACGATGACCCAGCAGGAATATCAAGCCTTGGCCAAAAAAAACGAACCGAAAAGGCCAGTATTCATCAACTGTGTGCGCGCATTTCTGGCAGGTGGGATCATCTGTATCATCGGGCAATGCCTGATGGAATTATTTATTAGGGTATTTGGCTTTACCGAGAAAACAGCCGGCAGCCCAACGGTAGCTGTGTTAATATTTATATCCGTAGTTCTGACCAGCTTCGGCGTTTACGATAAAATTTCCCAATGGGCGGGAGCGGGAAGCGCTGTGCCGGTCACGGGTTTTGCCAATTCCTTATGCTCTGCTGCGTTGGAACACCGTGCCGAGGGCTTGGTGCTTGGAGTTGGCGGCAACATGTTTAAACTGGCAGGTTCCGTTATTGTTTTCGGTACAGTCGCCGCGTTCTTTGTAGGCATTGTGCATCTCATTTTCGGAGCCGGGAGGTAAGCCAATGCTCAAAGGATATCAAAGCTGGGTATTTGAAAACAGACCGGTCATCGTTTCCTCTGCAGCCATCGTCGGACCGGATGAGGGCTTAGGTCCTCTTAGCGAAGATTTTGATATCGTTCATGGCGATTCAACCGTCACACAGAAAACGTGGGAAAAGGCCGAGAAAACACTTATGGAGGAAGCAGCCCAGCTAGCCATGCATAAGGCGGGTATTACCGGCGGTCAAGTTCAGTTTTATATCGGCGGTGATTTGATGAATCAAATCATCTCTAATACATTCGCTGCGCGGACACTCGCCATGCCGTATCTCGGCATCTTCGGGGCCTGCTCGACTTCGATGGAGGGGCTGGCATTGGCTGCGCAGCTTGTCGATGCAGGCGCGGCAAATTATGCCATGACCGGGACCTGCAGCCATAACAGCACAGCCGAGAAGCAATTCCGATATCCGACGGAGTATGGATCCCAAAAGCCGCCAACAGCACAGTACACAGTAACAGGTGCGGGCGCAGCTGTTCTTGCCAGGGAAGGTGACGGACCCGTTGTTACCGCGGCAACGATTGGCCGAATCGTTGATATGGGCATCAAGGATCCGTTTAATATGGGAGCAGCGATGGCACCTGCCGCTGTAGATACCATTGAAGCTCATTTTCGAGACTTGCACATAGAACCCGGCTACTATGATCTTATCGTCACAGGAGATTTAGCTGCCGTTGGTTACGATATCGCCAGGGAGCTTTTCCACAAACATAACATCCCGATTGAGCAAACGCGTTACGATGATTGCGGATTGATGATCTTTAATCGCGAGAAGCAGGGAGTCCAAGCGGGCGGGAGCGGATGTGCCTGTTCTGCGGTGGTTACGTATGGGCATCTTATGAAGAAACTACGCAGCGGTGAGTTGAAGAGAATTTTGGTCGTAGCCACGGGAGCGCTGCTTTCTCCTTTATCGTTTCAGCAGGGAGAGAGCATACCCTGTATCGCTCACGCGGTTGCTATTGAATCCGGAGGAGGGATCGAGCTATGATCATGCATTTTATCTGGGCCTTTGTGATTGGAGGAGCTATATGCGTGCTTGGTCAGCTGCTGATAGACATCGGTAAGCTAAGTCCGGCGCATACGATGAGCACTCTTGTTGTGCTTGGCGCCATTGCTGATGGATTCGGCGTGTACGATCCCTTCATCAAGTTTGCTGGCGCGGGTGCAACGGTGCCGATCACAAGCTTCGGCAACTCTCTGGTTCACGGCGCTCTGCAAGAGCTGCAGCAGGACGGCTGGATCGGCATCATCACCGGGATCTTCGAGGTGACCAGTGCCGGGATCTCGTCAGCTATCGTTTTCTCCTTCCTCGCCGCATTATTCGTCCGGCCCAAAGGATAGGGTAAAGGCGGACGCTGTCTTTAATATCCTGAAGCCTCGAATCTACTCGAGGTTTTTTTGGCATTCAAATATAAAATGAACCAAAACTTATATGAAAACGTTTAATAGTTAAGTGCGCCTTGCCTCAAGGCAACCCTTTCGATTATGCTTATGTAAGAGCATTCAAACGCATTTATTCTCACAAATAAATTTAGAGGTTTTGCAAGTATACGAATAATTTCAATTCTTGTAAAATAGAGTAAAGGTTTTCCAAAGCAAATTAGGTTCATTTAAGGAGGAACACGTGTATATGGAGATTGCAACTCAGCACGATAAGGAAGTTCTTACCCGATTAAAGGCCAATTTAGAGGCTTGTATCCTCGGAAAAAGCGATGAAATTACGCTGCTGTTAACGGCTATGCTCGCTGGAGGCCACGTGCTCCTGGAGGATGTTCCCGGAACCGGCAAAACTATTTTGATCAAGGCTTTGGCCCGTTCTACTCAAGGACAATTCCGCCGTATCCAATGCAACCCCGATTTGCTGCCTACGGATATTACCGGTGTTTCCATTTATCATCCGAAGGATGAGAAATTTATATTTAGACCAGGCCCGATAATGACCCATATTTTGCTCGTCGATGAAATCAACCGGGCAACAACCAAGACGCAATCTGCCCTTCTGGAGGCAATGGAAGAACGCCATATTACCGTGGACGGAGATCTTCATGAATTGCCTTCGCCTTTCTTGCTCCTTGCGACCCAAAATCCGATTGATTTTGAGGGTACCTACATTTTACCGGAAGCGCAGCTTGACCGCTTTATGATGAAGCTGAGCCTCGGCTATCCGGATGAAATTACGGAACAGAGAATGATTGCTTCACAGAGTAAAGCTCATCCGATAGATTCGCTGGAGCCTGTAGTTGATATGGGGCATGTACTGGACATGCAGAATCAAGTCAAACAAGTCCATATGGATGAAGCTGTTGCCGGTTACCTTGTTTCCATTACGCGGTTTACCCGTCAGCATGCAGCTGTTTTCCTAGGCGCAAGCCCTCGTGCAACACTCTCGCTGGTGCATGCCTCCAAGGCTTACGCATTTCTAAACGGCAGGGATTATGTAATCCCTGATGATATTAAATACCTGGCTCCTTTTGTCCTTGGGCATAGGATTATTCTACATGCCGAGGCCCGTCTGGATGGAGCGACCGTCACCTCCGTGCTGCAATCGATCTTTGAGCAGGTTCGTGTGCCGGTCCGATTGGAGAAGTGACCTTATGAACACTTCGTTCATCAAGAGAATGGAAGATCGCCCGAGAATCCAGTCGGCCTTCTGGTATGTGCTTACCTGCTTTTTAGTCTGTTTTTTCTTTCTCATGTTTCAGGGCGGCAAGCTCGCAACCATGCTATTTATAACGGTTTCCATCATTTCCATATATTTGGTGCTTGGCAATTGGAGCGGTATCAAACGAACTCAAGGTGTGCGCACACTGGCAAACACGGAACAGGATATCCGCCTTGATGCGGGGCAATCCTTGCAAGTGCAGCTTCAGGTGCAAATTCCCGGCGTTTGGCCGATCCCTTATATTATGATAAAAGACCGGCTGATTCGCCTCAATGGTGAAGAGACGGTTTTTGAAGGCTCCCTGGTACCGGACTGGCGAAGACGGGGAAAGCTGACCTACTTGACAACGCCGCTAAAAAGAGGCTTTTACACTTTTGGCGCAACAGAATGTGCAACGGAGGATATTTTTGGGCTGTTTCAGCACAAGGGTAAATTACAGCTGCCCCAGCATGTATCCGTATTCCCCCAGACAATAACGATTAAGGATTGGGTACAGTTTCATCAAATGCTCAAAGGTATGCAGCATCACTCCACAACCACGCGTGCGCAACGGGAAACAACTCAAATTAACGGAGTCCGCGAATATATTTATGGGGATCGCTTATCCAGAATTCATTGGAATGCGACCGCAAAAACAGGAACCTGGAAATCCAAGGAATTCGAACGGGAATCACTGCCTAAGACTGTCATTCTCTTGGACCGTACCTATCGGACTTACGGGGATGCTGCTCAATTCGAGCTGGCTGTATCCGTCGCTGCTTCCTTATTTCGATATGGAGCAAGTCGTGAATTGGCACTGGGTCTGCTGTCTGTTGGAAGCCATGCTGCCTATTACGAGCCTAGACAAACCTATAGTCAACACAAGCAAATCATGAGTCATTTGGTAAGTGTGGAAGCTGATGGATTTCATCCATTGTTTGAGGTGATCAAGGAAAGGGCTAGACAACTCCCGTCAGGCGGCTTCTTTGTTATTATTTCCCCGCAAAAGGGCCCTGCCATGATGCAAATTCTCAGTTGGCTGAATCAGCATCAAATGAACCCATGCCATATTTGCATCAACCCCGAAACCCATGGGCCGTTCACTTCTCCTTCTGAAGGTACGAGAGCGAGTGAGGACTGGATCAAAAAGATTCGTGCTCAAGGCTATATGGGTTATGAGCTGTCCAATTTAACGGAGCTGCCTAATATATTGGGGGGAGCGAAGCGGTATGCATTCGGAGACTAGACCCTGGAGAAAAATGCTCAACACGGATTGGACGCGAAGGCTGACCGCATTACTGATAGGCGTCGTTCTGCTCCAATATGTGAACTGGATTACTGAAGAGGAAGTCATCTGGCGCTTGGAAACCATCGTGCTGGTAAAGTGGGTCTTGCTTTTGGTCGGCATGTCGTATCTGATCCCGAGGATCCACTGGGTCATGCGCTCATTTATACAGCTGGCGCTGATCATTTTGGTACAGATGAGACTGTTTGGGCTTCATTTTAGTGCGATTCATCTGCGTCCATTATCAGCCTTTACGCCATCCATTGCGGCGAATTTCACTCCATTTGAACCTTATATTTGGTTTGGCTTATCGGCTTGGCTTTGCTATGTAGCCATGATGTGGTTTGTTCAATCCAAGCTGAGAATTTATTTGATGATTCTGATGAGCGTGCTGTTCTTTGCGGTAAGAGATTCTTTTTCAACCATTGTCCTGTGGCAGCAAGTCGCCATTGTTCTCTTTTGCGGGCTGTCGCTGTTAATCCTCCGGCACTTTGCGGAATTGAAAAATCGGGCTCCCAAAAGCTGGGAGACGCTCACAGAATATCCGGCGTCCCTGGGTGTACCCATCACGCTGCTCATTGCAGCTACAGTTTTAATAGGCGCGCTCGCACCCTCGATCAATCCTATCATGACAGATCCTTATACAGCATGGAAAGTGAGCCGAGGGGAGCCGTTTACATTATCCGGTAAAGGCTTGCCCGTCTCCATTCCCCTCAGGGATGGATCCTCGGGATACAGCCGGGATGATCGGCAGCTGGGTGGCGGTTTCAAGTTTGATTATTCCGCCGTCATGACCGTCACTATGGAGTCCAGAACCTATATGCGCGGCGAAACAAGGTCTTTCTATAACGGTTCTGGCTGGGAGCAGAGCGACACGGAAAAGAAGCTTCCTTTGAGCGGAGTCAGCGGCGCTGATTTGCCTCAGGATCCCAGGTTTAACACCTCCTTGTTGAAAACCAAGGAAGTTAAACAAACCGTTGTAATGGACGAACAAAATAATCAAATGTACCCGGTTCTGTTCGGAGGCTATGCGATCAAGAGACTTGAGGAATTGGATAAAGGAGACAGCGGCTTTGAATCCTTGAAATGGTCTCCAAGGCAGTCCGAGCTGCGATACACAGCCAAGAATAAATACCCGAATCAATATACAATTATTTCTCAGCAGCCGGAATACAAAGAAGATGAGCTTCGGCAAGCGACAGCTAACTTTACAGGCAAACCGGAGTGGAATGAATATTTGCAGCTGCCTAAAGATCTTCCGCCAAGAGTCAAGCAGCTGGCCGCGAGCCTCACCCAAGACGCCGGGAATCCTTTTGATAAAGCGAAGATTATTGAAAAATATTTAAGCCAAAGTTTTCCCTATACAAATGAACCGAATCTTAGTAAAGGCAGCAGCAAGGATTTTGTCGACCGCTTCCTGTTTGAAATTAAGGAAGGCTACTGCGACTATTACTCATCGGCGATGGTGGTTTTAACGCGGTCTATTGGCTTGCCTGCCCGTTGGGTGAAAGGTTATTCTTCGGGGCAATCACCCATCCCTCCGGAGCTTGAGAATTTGGGAATCATGTCATCACAGCTTGGTTTGGATGCTAACGGAGGCGGATTGTATACGATTCGCAATTCGGATGCCCATTCATGGGTAGAGGTTTATTTTGACGGTTGGGGATGGATTCCGTTTGAACCAACCGCCGGATTTACCATGCCAACAGTAGTTACACCTGAACAGACAACTCCAAATACGACTTTACCGAATGTCTCTTCTGGTGTCGATACGACAGCTACAACGGCAAAATCAGGCCTTTCGTTATTTCAATGGATGACTGTCATCATATTTGCGATTATGCTTGTCGTGATGAGTCTGTTGCTCCTTCGAAGGTTCGGTTTGCTTGCCGAATGGAAGGAAACGATGAATAAGAAGCAGGGAGCGAATTTTAATCAAAAAATCATTGTTGAGTTTGAAAAACTGCTGCGCTATGGAAAACGAAAGGGCTACAGGCGGCAAGAGTATGAAACGATGCGAGAGGCTGTAGATCGTTGGGGTAATCAAAGCAGGTGGATCAAGACCGAGCTGGAGACGGTTCTGCAGCTCTTCGAGAAGGCCAAGTACAGCCAGTTGACATCGTCTGAGCAGGACTACATGAGCGTAAACCAAGCTATCCAGAGGCTGCGAACACAGATGAAATAATAGGGGGAGCCATTCGTCCTGGACGAGTGGCTTTTCA includes:
- a CDS encoding DUF1657 domain-containing protein, which encodes MTIGTQVKTCLASLKSAQASLETFALGTQNQDAKMMFENAAQSTQQIVDQVSARVQQIENEEPQFKGL
- a CDS encoding DUF421 domain-containing protein, whose product is MPDWLHILVRALGALIALFVLTRILGKKQISQLTFFEYVTGITLGDLAGMISTDVERNFFHGIIALLVWGFVPFFLEILSLYSKTLRTWLEGKPTIMMKDGHILEDNLKKERYTANELLERLRIKNVFKTADVEFAMLESNGDLSVLLKKENQPLTAKHLGMKLTNEKQSETVIMDGKIQDEPLASAGKSKGWLHTELDKLGVTKENVFLGQADSYGELTVDLYDDKIKIPAPQQKPQLLAVLKKCEADLELFSLTTKDQKAKRMYEQCSAKLQQVLQELTPILKS
- the spoVAC gene encoding stage V sporulation protein AC — translated: MADNKKKNMTMTQQEYQALAKKNEPKRPVFINCVRAFLAGGIICIIGQCLMELFIRVFGFTEKTAGSPTVAVLIFISVVLTSFGVYDKISQWAGAGSAVPVTGFANSLCSAALEHRAEGLVLGVGGNMFKLAGSVIVFGTVAAFFVGIVHLIFGAGR
- the spoVAD gene encoding stage V sporulation protein AD, with the protein product MLKGYQSWVFENRPVIVSSAAIVGPDEGLGPLSEDFDIVHGDSTVTQKTWEKAEKTLMEEAAQLAMHKAGITGGQVQFYIGGDLMNQIISNTFAARTLAMPYLGIFGACSTSMEGLALAAQLVDAGAANYAMTGTCSHNSTAEKQFRYPTEYGSQKPPTAQYTVTGAGAAVLAREGDGPVVTAATIGRIVDMGIKDPFNMGAAMAPAAVDTIEAHFRDLHIEPGYYDLIVTGDLAAVGYDIARELFHKHNIPIEQTRYDDCGLMIFNREKQGVQAGGSGCACSAVVTYGHLMKKLRSGELKRILVVATGALLSPLSFQQGESIPCIAHAVAIESGGGIEL
- the spoVAE gene encoding stage V sporulation protein AE, whose amino-acid sequence is MHFIWAFVIGGAICVLGQLLIDIGKLSPAHTMSTLVVLGAIADGFGVYDPFIKFAGAGATVPITSFGNSLVHGALQELQQDGWIGIITGIFEVTSAGISSAIVFSFLAALFVRPKG
- a CDS encoding MoxR family ATPase gives rise to the protein MEIATQHDKEVLTRLKANLEACILGKSDEITLLLTAMLAGGHVLLEDVPGTGKTILIKALARSTQGQFRRIQCNPDLLPTDITGVSIYHPKDEKFIFRPGPIMTHILLVDEINRATTKTQSALLEAMEERHITVDGDLHELPSPFLLLATQNPIDFEGTYILPEAQLDRFMMKLSLGYPDEITEQRMIASQSKAHPIDSLEPVVDMGHVLDMQNQVKQVHMDEAVAGYLVSITRFTRQHAAVFLGASPRATLSLVHASKAYAFLNGRDYVIPDDIKYLAPFVLGHRIILHAEARLDGATVTSVLQSIFEQVRVPVRLEK
- a CDS encoding DUF58 domain-containing protein, encoding MNTSFIKRMEDRPRIQSAFWYVLTCFLVCFFFLMFQGGKLATMLFITVSIISIYLVLGNWSGIKRTQGVRTLANTEQDIRLDAGQSLQVQLQVQIPGVWPIPYIMIKDRLIRLNGEETVFEGSLVPDWRRRGKLTYLTTPLKRGFYTFGATECATEDIFGLFQHKGKLQLPQHVSVFPQTITIKDWVQFHQMLKGMQHHSTTTRAQRETTQINGVREYIYGDRLSRIHWNATAKTGTWKSKEFERESLPKTVILLDRTYRTYGDAAQFELAVSVAASLFRYGASRELALGLLSVGSHAAYYEPRQTYSQHKQIMSHLVSVEADGFHPLFEVIKERARQLPSGGFFVIISPQKGPAMMQILSWLNQHQMNPCHICINPETHGPFTSPSEGTRASEDWIKKIRAQGYMGYELSNLTELPNILGGAKRYAFGD
- a CDS encoding transglutaminase domain-containing protein produces the protein MHSETRPWRKMLNTDWTRRLTALLIGVVLLQYVNWITEEEVIWRLETIVLVKWVLLLVGMSYLIPRIHWVMRSFIQLALIILVQMRLFGLHFSAIHLRPLSAFTPSIAANFTPFEPYIWFGLSAWLCYVAMMWFVQSKLRIYLMILMSVLFFAVRDSFSTIVLWQQVAIVLFCGLSLLILRHFAELKNRAPKSWETLTEYPASLGVPITLLIAATVLIGALAPSINPIMTDPYTAWKVSRGEPFTLSGKGLPVSIPLRDGSSGYSRDDRQLGGGFKFDYSAVMTVTMESRTYMRGETRSFYNGSGWEQSDTEKKLPLSGVSGADLPQDPRFNTSLLKTKEVKQTVVMDEQNNQMYPVLFGGYAIKRLEELDKGDSGFESLKWSPRQSELRYTAKNKYPNQYTIISQQPEYKEDELRQATANFTGKPEWNEYLQLPKDLPPRVKQLAASLTQDAGNPFDKAKIIEKYLSQSFPYTNEPNLSKGSSKDFVDRFLFEIKEGYCDYYSSAMVVLTRSIGLPARWVKGYSSGQSPIPPELENLGIMSSQLGLDANGGGLYTIRNSDAHSWVEVYFDGWGWIPFEPTAGFTMPTVVTPEQTTPNTTLPNVSSGVDTTATTAKSGLSLFQWMTVIIFAIMLVVMSLLLLRRFGLLAEWKETMNKKQGANFNQKIIVEFEKLLRYGKRKGYRRQEYETMREAVDRWGNQSRWIKTELETVLQLFEKAKYSQLTSSEQDYMSVNQAIQRLRTQMK